GTGACCAAGTCGACGGTGCCGGTCGGCACGGGCCGCAAGGTCGCCGAAGTGGTGATGAAGGCGCGGCCGGACCTGGAGCTGGGCCGCGACTTCGACGTGGTGTCGAACCCGGAGTTCCTGCGCGAAGGCTCGGCGATCGAGGATTTCATGCGGCCGGACCGCGTCGTGGTCGGCACGCTCGACGGGGCGACCCGCGGGCGCGAGGTGATGCGGGCGCTCTACCGGCCGCTGGCCTTGATCGAGAAGCCGGTGCTCTTTACGGCACTCGAGACGGCCGAGGTCATCAAGTACGCCGCCAACTGCTTCCTTGCGACCAAGATCACCTTCATCAACGAGATGGCCAACCTGTGCGAGCAGGTCGGCGCCGACGTGCAGGACGTCGCCAAGGGCATCGGCCTCGACAACCGCATCGGCAACAAGTTCCTGCATGCCGGCCCCGGCTACGGCGGCTCGTGCTTCCCGAAGGACTGCCTGGCACTGGTCAAGACCGCGCGCGATGCCGGTGCCCCGATCCGCATCGTCGAGAGCGTCATCGAGGTGAACGAGGGCCGCAAGGTCGACATGGCCCGGCGCATCGTCGATGCGCTCGGCGGCGACGCCAAGGGCAAGCGGGTCGGCCTGTTGGGCCTGACGTTCAAGCCCAATACCGACGACATGCGCGACAGCCCGAGCCTCGCCATCGTGCCGGCGCTCCTGGAAGCCGGCGCCAGCATCCGCGCCTACGACCCGGAGGGCATGCACGAAGCACAGAAGCTCCTCTCCGGCATCGAATACGCCGCGGACGCCTACGACGCCTTGAAGGACGCCGACGTGCTCGTGTTCTGCACCGAGTGGAACCAGTTCCGCTCGCTCGACTGGACCCGCGTCCGCCAGGCCATGCCCGGCCGCATCATCGTCGACCTGCGCAACATCTATGACCCCACCCGCGTCGCTCGCGAAGGCTTCACCTATCATTCCATCGGGCGGAAGGCCGCAATCCCGGCATAAGAGGTCTGGCCCAACCGGACCCGAGAAATCGAGAGCTGTACATCATGAGTCTGACCCGCAAGCGCGTTCTGGTCACGGGGGGAGCCGGGTTCCTCGGCTCCCACCTGTGCGAGCGGTTGATCGAGCAGGGGCACGATGTGCTCTGCGTCGACAATTACTTCACCGGCCGCAAGGACAACATCGCCCATCTGCTCGATAATCCGAACTTCGAGGCGATGCGCCACGACGTCACCTGGCCGCTCTATGTCGAGGTCGACGAGATCTACAATCTCGCCTGCCCTGCCTCGCCGGTGCACTATCAGTTCGACCCGGTGCAGACGACCAAGACCAGCGTCTTGGGCGCCATCAACATGCTGGGCCTGGCCAAGCGCGTGAAGGCCAAGATCTTCCAGGCGTCGACCAGCGAGGTCTACGGCGACCCGACGGTCCATCCGCAGACCGAGGACTATCGCGGCAACGTCAACCCGATCGGCCCGCGCGCCTGCTACGACGAGGGCAAGCGCTGCGCCGAAACCCTGTTCTTCGACTATCACCGCCAGCACGGCACGCGCATCAAGGTCGTGCGCATCTTCAACACCTACGGGCCGCGCATGCACCCGAACGACGGGCGCGTGGTGTCGAACTTCATCGTCCAGGCCTTGAGGGGCGAGGACATCACCGTTTATGGCGATGGTAGCCAGACCCGCGCCTTCTGCTATGTCGACGACCTGATCGAAGGCTGGCTCCGGCTGATGGCGACACCGGACGCGGTGACGGGCCCGATCAACATCGGCAACCCGCACGAGATTCCCGTGCGCGAGCTGGCCGAGCGGATCATCAACATGACCGGCTCCAAGTCCAAGATCGTCACGCGTCCGCTACCGGCCGACGACCCGCTACAGCGCTGCCCCGACATCACGGAGGCGAAGCGCCTGCTCGATTGGCAGCCGACCGTGCCGCTCGAGGTCGGCCTCGCCCGCACCATCGCCTATTTCGACGGGCTCTTGACCCGCAGCGGCGAGCGCGGCGCGGACTAGACGGATCGGGTTGAGTGGAGTCGCGTGGCGATCCACTCAACCTGTGAATCCATCTCTAAATCAAATAACGAGCGCGACGTCGGCCAGTCGCCTCTCCGCCGTTGATGTCGTCGTCCTCGGCGACGCGATCGCATTCGGCTATTCCCGCGACCCCCGCTAGCACCACACTCCCGTGCCGGTGCTCGGCATGCGGGATCCCGGACGCAACAATTTTTCGACGTTGCCGGAATATCCCGACCATCGAGCGAATCTCCATCAGGGGCTCTCTGCATCGAAGCCAGAGGAGATGGATCATGTCTCGCGCAAAGACTGGCCGCGCCAACCTGAATACGGCATCTGTCGGAATGGTTTACCCAACCCTGCCCGCCTCCTCGGCAGGGAGCT
This genomic interval from Aliidongia dinghuensis contains the following:
- a CDS encoding UDP-glucose dehydrogenase family protein; the encoded protein is MRIAVIGTGYVGLVSGACFSEFGTSVVCVDKDASKIERINRGEMPIYEPGLDDLVARNVKEGRLEFSTDLAASVKGVDAVFIAVGTPSRRGDGHADLSYVFAAAEEIAKALDGYAAIVTKSTVPVGTGRKVAEVVMKARPDLELGRDFDVVSNPEFLREGSAIEDFMRPDRVVVGTLDGATRGREVMRALYRPLALIEKPVLFTALETAEVIKYAANCFLATKITFINEMANLCEQVGADVQDVAKGIGLDNRIGNKFLHAGPGYGGSCFPKDCLALVKTARDAGAPIRIVESVIEVNEGRKVDMARRIVDALGGDAKGKRVGLLGLTFKPNTDDMRDSPSLAIVPALLEAGASIRAYDPEGMHEAQKLLSGIEYAADAYDALKDADVLVFCTEWNQFRSLDWTRVRQAMPGRIIVDLRNIYDPTRVAREGFTYHSIGRKAAIPA
- a CDS encoding UDP-glucuronic acid decarboxylase family protein — protein: MSLTRKRVLVTGGAGFLGSHLCERLIEQGHDVLCVDNYFTGRKDNIAHLLDNPNFEAMRHDVTWPLYVEVDEIYNLACPASPVHYQFDPVQTTKTSVLGAINMLGLAKRVKAKIFQASTSEVYGDPTVHPQTEDYRGNVNPIGPRACYDEGKRCAETLFFDYHRQHGTRIKVVRIFNTYGPRMHPNDGRVVSNFIVQALRGEDITVYGDGSQTRAFCYVDDLIEGWLRLMATPDAVTGPINIGNPHEIPVRELAERIINMTGSKSKIVTRPLPADDPLQRCPDITEAKRLLDWQPTVPLEVGLARTIAYFDGLLTRSGERGAD